From a region of the Mycobacterium sp. SMC-8 genome:
- the uvrB gene encoding excinuclease ABC subunit UvrB, with translation MAFATEHPVLAHSEYRPVDEIVRTGRRFEVVSEYEPAGDQPAAIDELERRIRAGEKDVVLLGATGTGKSATTAWLIERLQRPTLVMAPNKTLAAQLANELREMLPNNAVEYFVSYYDYYQPEAYIAQTDTYIEKDSSINDDVERLRHSATSNLLSRRDVVVVASVSCIYGLGTPQSYLDRSVELKVGDEVPRDDLLRLLVDVQYTRNDMAFTRGTFRVRGDTVEIIPSYEELAVRIEFFGDEIEELYYLHPLTGDIIRKVDSLRIFPATHYVAGPERMAQAIASIEQELEERLAELEGQGKLLEAQRLRMRTNYDVEMMRQVGFCSGIENYSRHIDGRGPGTAPATLIDYFPEDFLLVIDESHVTVPQIGGMYEGDMSRKRNLVDFGFRLPSAVDNRPLTWEEFADRIGQTVYLSATPGSYELSQADGEFVEQVIRPTGLVDPQVIVKPTKGQIDDLIGEIRKRTERDERVLVTTLTKKMAEDLTDYLLEMGIRVRYLHSEVDTLRRVELLRQLRLGEYDVLVGINLLREGLDLPEVSLVAILDADKEGFLRSPRSLIQTIGRAARNVSGEVHMYADKVTDSMKQAIDETERRRAKQIAYNTEHGIDPKPLRKKIADILDQVYREADDTEAVEVGGSGRNASRGRRAPGEPGRAVSAGVIEGRDTSNMPRAELADLIKDLTAQMMAAARDLQFELAARIRDEIADLKKELRGMDAAGLK, from the coding sequence ATGGCTTTTGCGACCGAACACCCAGTGCTTGCGCACTCGGAGTACCGCCCCGTGGACGAGATCGTCCGCACCGGCAGGCGCTTCGAGGTGGTCAGCGAATACGAGCCCGCCGGCGATCAGCCCGCCGCCATCGACGAGCTGGAACGCCGCATCCGGGCGGGGGAGAAGGACGTGGTGCTGCTGGGCGCCACCGGCACCGGTAAGTCGGCGACCACCGCCTGGCTCATCGAACGGCTTCAGCGTCCCACCCTGGTGATGGCGCCGAACAAGACGCTGGCCGCGCAGCTGGCCAACGAGTTGCGGGAGATGCTGCCCAACAACGCCGTCGAGTACTTCGTCTCCTACTACGACTACTACCAACCCGAGGCGTACATCGCGCAGACCGACACCTACATCGAGAAGGACAGCTCGATCAACGACGACGTGGAGCGCCTACGCCACTCGGCGACGTCGAACCTGCTGTCCCGCCGCGACGTGGTGGTGGTCGCGTCGGTCTCGTGCATCTACGGTCTGGGCACCCCGCAGTCCTATCTGGACCGCTCGGTCGAGCTCAAGGTCGGCGACGAGGTGCCGCGCGACGACCTGCTGCGGCTGCTGGTCGACGTGCAGTACACCCGCAACGACATGGCGTTCACCCGCGGTACCTTCCGGGTCCGGGGCGACACCGTCGAGATCATCCCGTCCTACGAAGAGCTCGCGGTGCGCATCGAGTTTTTCGGCGACGAGATCGAAGAGCTGTACTACCTGCACCCGCTCACCGGCGACATCATCCGCAAGGTCGACTCGCTGCGGATCTTCCCGGCCACCCACTACGTCGCCGGACCCGAGCGCATGGCCCAGGCCATCGCAAGCATCGAACAGGAACTCGAGGAGCGCCTGGCCGAGCTGGAGGGGCAGGGCAAGCTGCTGGAGGCCCAGCGGCTGCGGATGCGCACCAATTACGACGTCGAGATGATGCGCCAGGTCGGCTTTTGTTCGGGCATCGAGAACTACTCGCGGCACATTGACGGCCGCGGTCCGGGCACCGCGCCCGCCACGTTGATCGACTACTTCCCCGAGGACTTCCTCCTCGTCATCGACGAGTCCCATGTGACCGTGCCGCAGATCGGCGGCATGTACGAGGGCGACATGTCCCGCAAGCGCAACCTCGTGGACTTCGGATTCCGGCTGCCGTCGGCGGTGGACAACCGTCCGCTGACCTGGGAGGAGTTCGCCGACCGGATCGGTCAGACCGTGTACCTGTCGGCGACGCCCGGTTCCTACGAGCTCAGCCAGGCCGACGGTGAGTTCGTCGAGCAGGTCATCCGTCCGACCGGGTTGGTCGACCCCCAGGTCATCGTCAAGCCGACCAAGGGCCAGATCGACGACCTGATCGGTGAGATCCGCAAGCGGACCGAACGTGACGAGCGCGTGCTCGTGACGACACTGACCAAGAAGATGGCCGAGGACCTGACGGACTATCTGCTGGAGATGGGGATCCGCGTTCGCTACCTGCACTCGGAGGTCGACACCCTGCGTCGGGTGGAGCTGCTGCGTCAGCTGCGCCTCGGTGAGTACGACGTGCTGGTCGGCATCAACCTGTTGCGAGAGGGTCTCGACCTGCCGGAGGTGTCCCTGGTGGCGATCCTCGATGCCGACAAGGAGGGGTTCCTGCGGTCGCCGCGCAGCCTGATCCAGACCATCGGTCGTGCGGCGCGAAATGTCTCCGGCGAGGTGCACATGTACGCCGACAAGGTGACCGATTCGATGAAGCAGGCCATCGACGAGACCGAGCGCCGCCGCGCCAAGCAGATCGCCTACAACACCGAGCACGGCATCGATCCGAAGCCGTTGCGCAAGAAGATCGCCGACATCCTTGACCAGGTGTACCGGGAGGCCGACGATACCGAGGCGGTGGAGGTCGGTGGCTCCGGCCGCAACGCGTCACGGGGCCGGCGCGCGCCCGGTGAACCGGGCCGTGCGGTGAGCGCCGGGGTGATCGAGGGCCGCGACACCTCCAACATGCCGCGCGCCGAGCTCGCCGACCTGATCAAGGATCTGACCGCGCAGATGATGGCCGCGGCACGAGACCTGCAGTTCGAGTTGGCGGCCCGCATCCGTGACGAGATCGCCGACCTGAAGAAGGAACTCCGTGGCATGGACGCCGCGGGTCTCAAATGA
- a CDS encoding TetR/AcrR family transcriptional regulator, with protein MTSTPPVRGRPSSLTSILDTARDLLDAGTPVSFDSVAQACGLTKPGLLYHFPTKSALMEALVDHIVDSQERQLAHCLDVPLDAASPRQRLSAYLRWALLTRHRRSDLVMLSDPKTADRMLARWTERFHPWVHVPSGLPPQERARLHAARMLADGAWLSDSSATFPLAEHERPQVLSLALELLGEKA; from the coding sequence GTGACTTCGACCCCTCCGGTCCGCGGGCGCCCATCGTCGCTGACGAGCATCCTCGACACCGCCCGCGACCTGCTCGACGCCGGCACCCCGGTTTCCTTCGACTCCGTGGCGCAGGCGTGCGGGCTGACCAAGCCGGGACTGCTGTACCACTTTCCGACGAAGTCCGCGCTGATGGAGGCGTTGGTCGACCACATCGTGGACTCCCAGGAGCGGCAATTGGCCCATTGCCTCGACGTTCCACTCGACGCGGCGTCGCCGCGGCAACGCCTGAGCGCCTACCTGCGGTGGGCGCTGCTGACCCGGCATCGGCGGTCGGACCTGGTGATGCTCAGCGACCCGAAGACGGCCGACCGCATGCTCGCCCGCTGGACCGAGCGTTTTCACCCTTGGGTGCACGTCCCGTCCGGTCTGCCGCCGCAGGAGCGCGCCCGCCTGCATGCGGCGAGGATGCTCGCCGACGGTGCGTGGCTGTCCGATTCGTCCGCCACCTTCCCGCTCGCTGAACACGAACGGCCGCAGGTGCTTTCGCTGGCGCTTGAGTTGCTGGGGGAGAAGGCCTGA
- a CDS encoding multidrug efflux SMR transporter: MTWLYLGLAIGSEVAATLSLKGSATAPALYIVVALGYLASFVFLAIVLKRGMGLGVAYAIWGAAGVALTAVLSAVLFGEALTAVMGVGLLCIIGGVVLVETGSRHEAQ; this comes from the coding sequence ATGACATGGCTGTACCTGGGACTGGCCATCGGCAGTGAGGTCGCGGCGACGCTGTCGCTCAAAGGGTCGGCCACCGCACCGGCGCTCTACATCGTCGTTGCGCTCGGCTACCTCGCGTCCTTCGTCTTTCTGGCGATTGTCCTCAAACGGGGGATGGGACTCGGTGTGGCGTACGCGATCTGGGGCGCCGCAGGTGTGGCGTTGACCGCGGTGCTGTCCGCGGTGCTCTTCGGCGAGGCACTCACGGCGGTCATGGGTGTCGGCCTGCTGTGCATCATCGGCGGCGTGGTGCTGGTCGAGACCGGCTCCCGGCATGAGGCGCAATGA
- a CDS encoding multidrug efflux SMR transporter, translating to MQYLFLIAAIASEVTGTLALRVAARGRSSFYAIVAVGYVLAFTLLWFSLRHGMPLGVAYGIWAAAGVALTALASRLLFDEPLNRRMMGGIVLIAVGVLLVELGSSH from the coding sequence ATGCAGTACCTCTTCCTGATCGCAGCCATCGCCAGCGAGGTCACCGGGACGCTCGCGTTGCGGGTCGCCGCCAGAGGGCGGTCGTCGTTCTACGCGATCGTGGCCGTCGGGTATGTGCTGGCCTTCACGCTGCTGTGGTTCTCGCTGCGCCACGGGATGCCCCTCGGTGTCGCCTACGGCATCTGGGCAGCGGCCGGGGTGGCGTTGACGGCGCTGGCGTCGAGATTGCTGTTCGATGAGCCGCTGAACCGGCGGATGATGGGCGGGATCGTACTCATCGCTGTCGGGGTGCTGCTGGTCGAGCTCGGATCCAGCCACTGA
- a CDS encoding cutinase family protein — protein MRACQVVRSLCVAVVTASALSVSTAAAPVAGAVSCPDVEIVFARGTSDKQGFGPVGRAFVDAVKKKLLGKKVSAYAVNYPASWNFSKSTSAGAVDANKHVQYVAGMCPQTKIVLGGMSQGAGVIDLITIGNRKIWFFTPAPLPDAMVNHVVAVAVFANPSRDQAMLGPLTEISPQYAHMTIDLCADGDPYCSRGNNMFAHWSYPWNGMVNEAATFVTNRVLGRDS, from the coding sequence GTGCGCGCATGCCAGGTGGTCCGATCGCTGTGTGTTGCGGTGGTGACGGCCTCGGCGCTGTCGGTCTCCACCGCGGCTGCTCCTGTTGCTGGGGCTGTGTCATGCCCTGATGTCGAGATCGTTTTCGCCCGCGGCACGAGTGACAAGCAGGGTTTCGGCCCGGTCGGGAGGGCGTTCGTCGATGCCGTGAAGAAGAAGCTGCTCGGGAAGAAGGTCTCGGCCTACGCGGTCAATTATCCGGCGAGCTGGAACTTCTCGAAGTCGACATCGGCCGGCGCGGTGGATGCCAACAAGCACGTGCAGTACGTGGCCGGCATGTGTCCCCAGACCAAGATCGTCCTCGGGGGGATGTCGCAGGGTGCCGGGGTCATCGACCTGATCACCATCGGTAACCGCAAGATCTGGTTCTTCACCCCCGCACCACTTCCCGACGCGATGGTCAACCACGTGGTCGCGGTTGCGGTGTTCGCCAACCCGTCTCGGGACCAGGCCATGCTCGGGCCGCTGACCGAGATCAGCCCGCAGTACGCGCACATGACGATCGACCTGTGCGCCGACGGAGACCCGTACTGCTCTCGTGGTAACAACATGTTTGCCCACTGGTCGTATCCGTGGAACGGAATGGTGAACGAGGCGGCGACTTTCGTCACGAATCGGGTTCTCGGCCGGGATTCGTGA
- a CDS encoding universal stress protein codes for MSAYQTVVVGTDGSDSSLRAVDRAGQIAAGANAKLIVATAYFPQNEDARAADVLKDEGYKMSGNAPIYAILREARDRAKAAGAQDIEEKAIVGAPVDALVDLAEEVKADLLVVGNVGLSTIAGRLLGSVPANVARRSKSDVLIVHTS; via the coding sequence ATGAGCGCCTATCAAACGGTGGTGGTTGGTACGGACGGATCTGATTCGTCGCTGCGTGCCGTGGACCGCGCCGGTCAGATCGCTGCCGGGGCGAACGCGAAGCTCATTGTCGCGACCGCCTACTTCCCTCAGAACGAGGACGCGCGCGCCGCGGACGTGCTCAAGGACGAGGGCTACAAGATGTCCGGCAACGCTCCGATCTACGCGATCCTGCGGGAGGCCCGCGACCGGGCCAAGGCCGCCGGTGCGCAGGACATCGAAGAGAAGGCGATCGTGGGAGCGCCGGTGGACGCGCTCGTCGATCTCGCCGAGGAGGTCAAGGCCGACCTGCTGGTCGTCGGCAACGTGGGCCTGAGCACGATCGCGGGCCGACTGCTCGGATCCGTTCCGGCCAACGTGGCGCGACGATCCAAGAGCGACGTGCTGATCGTGCACACCTCCTGA
- a CDS encoding fructose bisphosphate aldolase produces MSSDQFSKAQRGAGFIAALDQSGGSTPKALKLYGIAEDAYSGDAAMFDLVHQMRTRIITSPSFDGDRILGAILFEDTMDRQIEGRDTADYLWNVKQIVPFLKVDKGLAEEKDGAQVMKPIPGLDDLLARARDKGVFGTKMRSVIKLPGAGLEEVVKQQFEIGRQILAAGLVPIIEPEVDIHSPEKGKAEEQLKAAILKELDGLGDDQAVMLKLTLPDVDNLYRELVEHPKVLRVVALSGGYNRDQACDKLAANQGVIASFSRALTEGLTAQQSDDEFNAALDAAITAIAKASNT; encoded by the coding sequence ATGAGCAGCGATCAGTTCAGCAAGGCCCAACGGGGGGCCGGGTTCATTGCCGCACTCGACCAGAGCGGTGGCAGCACGCCCAAGGCGCTCAAGCTCTACGGCATCGCCGAGGACGCATACTCCGGTGACGCCGCGATGTTCGATCTGGTGCACCAGATGCGGACCCGCATCATCACCAGCCCGAGCTTCGACGGTGACCGGATCCTCGGGGCCATCCTTTTCGAGGACACCATGGACCGGCAGATCGAAGGCCGCGACACCGCCGACTACCTGTGGAACGTCAAGCAGATCGTCCCCTTCCTGAAGGTCGACAAGGGCCTGGCTGAGGAGAAGGACGGCGCTCAGGTGATGAAGCCGATCCCCGGCCTTGACGATCTGCTCGCCCGAGCCCGCGACAAGGGTGTTTTCGGCACCAAGATGCGGTCGGTGATCAAGCTCCCGGGCGCAGGCCTGGAGGAGGTCGTCAAGCAGCAGTTCGAGATCGGACGGCAGATCCTGGCCGCCGGCCTGGTGCCGATCATCGAGCCGGAGGTGGACATCCACAGCCCCGAGAAGGGCAAGGCCGAGGAACAGCTGAAGGCCGCGATCCTCAAGGAGCTCGACGGCCTGGGCGATGATCAGGCCGTCATGCTGAAGCTGACGTTGCCGGACGTCGACAATCTCTACCGCGAGCTCGTCGAGCACCCGAAGGTGCTGCGCGTCGTCGCGCTGTCGGGCGGCTACAACCGGGATCAGGCCTGCGACAAGCTCGCAGCCAACCAGGGCGTCATCGCCAGCTTCTCCCGTGCGCTGACCGAGGGGCTGACCGCCCAGCAGAGCGACGACGAGTTCAACGCCGCGCTGGACGCCGCCATCACCGCGATCGCCAAGGCGTCGAACACCTGA
- a CDS encoding MBL fold metallo-hydrolase, which translates to MTVVDDNYTGHVEPQRAARRTLPGASIIKVSVGPMDNNAYLITCSQTGETLLIDAANDAGILLELIDKHAPTLSLIVTSHQHQDHWLALKDIVDSTDAPTAAHSLDAGPLPVKPDRLLSGGDTLSVGQLNFDVIHLRGHTPGSVALALSGPATDGRVHLFTGDCLFPGGVGKTWKEGDFEQLLGDVTERVFDVFGDQTVVYPGHGDDTTLGTERPRLGEWRERGW; encoded by the coding sequence ATGACAGTCGTCGACGACAACTACACGGGCCACGTCGAGCCCCAGCGAGCGGCGCGACGCACACTTCCGGGCGCGTCGATCATCAAGGTGTCGGTGGGCCCTATGGACAACAACGCCTACCTGATCACCTGTTCCCAGACCGGTGAGACGTTACTCATCGATGCCGCCAACGACGCGGGCATCCTGCTCGAGCTCATCGACAAGCACGCCCCGACGCTGTCGCTGATCGTCACCAGCCATCAGCACCAGGACCACTGGCTGGCGTTGAAGGACATTGTGGACAGCACCGACGCTCCGACGGCGGCGCACAGCCTGGACGCCGGTCCGCTTCCGGTGAAGCCGGACCGACTGCTGTCCGGCGGCGACACCCTCAGCGTTGGGCAATTGAACTTCGACGTCATCCATCTGCGCGGCCACACACCCGGATCGGTGGCTCTGGCGCTGAGCGGGCCGGCCACCGACGGCAGGGTGCACCTGTTCACCGGTGACTGCCTGTTCCCCGGCGGTGTCGGCAAGACCTGGAAGGAAGGCGACTTCGAACAGCTTCTCGGCGATGTCACCGAGCGCGTGTTCGACGTCTTCGGTGATCAGACCGTGGTGTATCCAGGACACGGCGACGACACGACGCTCGGGACCGAACGCCCCCGTCTGGGCGAATGGCGCGAGCGCGGTTGGTGA
- the uvrA gene encoding excinuclease ABC subunit UvrA: MADRLVVKGAREHNLRGVDLDLPRDAMIVFTGLSGSGKSSLAFDTIFAEGQRRYVESLSAYARQFLGQMDKPDVDFIEGLSPAVSIDQKSTNRNPRSTVGTITEVYDYLRLLYARAGTPHCPVCGERIAKQTPQQIVDQVLAMDEGLRFQVLAPVVRTRKGEFVDLFDKLNTQGYSRVRVDGVVYPLSEPPKLKKQEKHDIEVVVDRLTVKASAKQRLTDSVETALNLADGIVVLEFVDRDDDHPHREQRFSEKLACPNGHPLAVDDLEPRSFSFNSPYGACPECLGLGIRKEVDPDLVVPDPDLTLAEGAIAPWSMGNTAEYFTRMLSGLGDQLGFDVNTPWKKLPAKARRAILEGCDEQVHVRYKNRYGRTRSYYADFEGVMAFLHRRMEQTDSEQTKERLEGFMRDVPCPECNGTRLKPEILAVTMTAGKFGPKSIAEVAELSIAECAEFLNALTLGRREAAIAGQVLKEIQSRLGFLLDVGLDYLSLSRAAGTLSGGEAQRIRLATQIGSGLVGVLYVLDEPSIGLHQRDNRRLIDTLVRLRDLGNTLIVVEHDLDTIAHADWVVDIGPAAGEHGGQIVHSGPYEDLLKNPDSITGAYLSGKEQIEVPELRRVVDKKRQLTVVGAREHNLRDIDVAFPLGVLTSVTGVSGSGKSTLVNDILASVLANKLNGARLVPGRHTRINGLDHLDKLVRVDQSPIGRTPRSNPATYTGVFDKIRTLFAATTEAKVRGYQPGRFSFNVKGGRCEACSGDGTIKIEMNFLPDVYVPCEVCQGARYNRETLEVHYKGKTIAEVLDMSIEEAAEFFAPISSIHRYLNTLVDVGLGYVRLGQPAPTLSGGEAQRVKLASELQKRSTGRTIYILDEPTTGLHFEDIRKLLKVINGLVDKGNTVIVIEHNLDVIKTSDWVVDMGPEGGSGGGTVVATGTPEDVAANPDSYTGHFLAETLGVARPTLKPKPKSRNRSKVSA; encoded by the coding sequence GTGGCTGACCGCCTAGTTGTCAAGGGTGCCCGGGAGCACAATCTGCGCGGAGTCGACCTCGACCTGCCGCGCGACGCCATGATCGTGTTCACCGGGCTGTCGGGGTCGGGCAAGTCGTCGCTGGCCTTCGACACGATCTTCGCCGAGGGCCAGCGGCGCTACGTCGAATCGCTGTCGGCGTACGCCCGCCAGTTCCTCGGGCAGATGGACAAACCCGATGTCGACTTCATCGAGGGTCTCTCCCCGGCGGTGTCGATCGACCAGAAGTCCACCAACCGCAACCCGCGTTCGACGGTCGGCACCATCACCGAGGTGTACGACTACCTGCGCCTGCTGTATGCCCGCGCGGGCACCCCGCACTGCCCGGTGTGTGGCGAGCGGATCGCCAAGCAGACCCCGCAGCAGATCGTCGACCAGGTCCTCGCGATGGACGAGGGACTCCGGTTCCAGGTGCTCGCGCCGGTGGTGCGCACCCGCAAGGGCGAGTTCGTGGACCTGTTCGACAAGCTCAACACGCAGGGCTACAGCAGGGTGCGGGTCGACGGGGTGGTCTATCCGCTGAGCGAGCCACCGAAGCTGAAGAAGCAGGAAAAACACGACATCGAAGTGGTGGTGGACCGACTGACGGTCAAGGCGAGCGCCAAGCAGCGCCTGACCGACTCGGTGGAGACCGCGCTGAACCTCGCAGACGGCATCGTCGTGCTGGAGTTCGTCGACCGCGACGACGATCACCCGCACCGCGAGCAGCGCTTCTCGGAGAAGCTGGCCTGCCCGAACGGACACCCGCTGGCCGTCGACGATCTCGAGCCCCGGTCGTTCTCGTTCAACTCGCCCTACGGCGCATGCCCAGAATGCCTGGGCCTCGGCATCCGCAAGGAGGTCGACCCTGACCTCGTGGTGCCCGATCCCGACCTGACCCTGGCCGAGGGGGCGATCGCGCCTTGGTCGATGGGCAACACCGCCGAGTACTTCACCCGGATGCTGTCCGGTTTGGGCGACCAACTTGGGTTCGACGTCAACACCCCCTGGAAGAAGCTGCCGGCCAAGGCGCGCCGGGCAATCCTGGAGGGCTGCGACGAACAGGTGCACGTCCGGTACAAGAACCGCTACGGACGCACCCGGTCGTACTACGCCGACTTCGAAGGCGTGATGGCGTTCCTGCACCGCCGCATGGAGCAGACCGACTCCGAGCAAACCAAGGAACGGCTCGAGGGTTTCATGCGTGACGTGCCGTGCCCGGAGTGCAACGGCACCCGCCTCAAACCGGAGATCCTCGCGGTGACGATGACCGCCGGGAAGTTCGGCCCGAAGTCCATCGCCGAGGTCGCCGAGCTGTCGATCGCCGAGTGCGCGGAGTTCCTCAACGCGCTGACCCTGGGGCGCCGAGAAGCCGCGATCGCCGGTCAGGTGCTCAAGGAGATCCAGTCCCGGCTCGGGTTCCTGCTCGACGTCGGGCTGGACTATCTGTCGCTGTCGCGCGCGGCGGGCACGCTTTCGGGCGGGGAGGCACAGCGCATCCGGCTGGCCACCCAGATCGGGTCAGGCCTGGTCGGCGTGCTCTACGTGCTCGACGAGCCTTCGATCGGTCTGCATCAGCGCGACAACCGCAGGCTGATCGACACTCTGGTCCGGCTGCGCGACCTGGGCAACACCCTGATCGTGGTGGAGCATGACCTCGACACCATCGCCCACGCCGACTGGGTGGTCGACATCGGGCCCGCGGCCGGCGAGCACGGCGGTCAGATCGTGCACAGCGGGCCCTACGAGGACCTACTGAAGAATCCGGATTCGATCACCGGTGCCTACCTGTCGGGCAAGGAACAGATCGAGGTGCCGGAGCTGCGCCGGGTGGTCGACAAGAAGCGCCAGCTCACCGTCGTCGGGGCGCGCGAACACAATCTGCGCGACATCGACGTGGCCTTCCCACTCGGAGTGCTCACCTCGGTGACGGGGGTGTCCGGATCGGGCAAGTCCACGCTGGTCAACGACATCCTGGCCTCGGTACTGGCCAACAAGCTCAACGGCGCCCGGCTGGTGCCGGGCCGGCACACCCGTATCAACGGACTCGACCACCTCGACAAGCTCGTCCGCGTCGACCAGTCTCCGATCGGGCGGACCCCGCGCTCCAACCCGGCGACCTACACCGGGGTGTTCGACAAGATCCGCACCCTGTTCGCCGCGACCACCGAAGCCAAGGTCCGCGGGTACCAGCCGGGCCGGTTCTCGTTCAACGTCAAGGGTGGCCGCTGTGAGGCATGCTCGGGCGACGGCACCATCAAGATCGAGATGAACTTCCTGCCCGACGTGTACGTCCCCTGCGAGGTGTGCCAGGGCGCTCGCTATAACCGCGAGACCCTGGAGGTGCACTACAAGGGCAAGACCATCGCCGAGGTGCTGGACATGTCGATCGAGGAGGCGGCCGAGTTCTTCGCGCCGATCAGTTCGATTCACAGGTACCTCAACACGCTGGTCGACGTCGGGCTGGGGTATGTCCGGCTGGGCCAACCCGCGCCCACGCTGTCTGGTGGCGAAGCCCAGCGCGTGAAGCTCGCCTCCGAACTGCAGAAACGTTCCACCGGCCGGACTATCTACATCCTCGACGAGCCGACCACGGGGCTGCACTTCGAGGACATCCGCAAGCTCTTGAAGGTGATCAACGGCCTGGTGGACAAGGGCAACACAGTGATCGTCATCGAGCACAATCTCGACGTGATCAAGACCTCCGACTGGGTCGTCGACATGGGGCCCGAAGGTGGTTCGGGTGGCGGCACCGTGGTCGCCACCGGCACGCCCGAGGATGTGGCCGCCAATCCGGACAGTTATACGGGGCATTTCCTGGCCGAGACGCTCGGGGTGGCTCGTCCCACGCTGAAGCCGAAGCCGAAGTCGCGCAACCGGAGCAAGGTCAGCGCCTGA
- a CDS encoding GNAT family N-acetyltransferase, with protein MPSAVTIRPAGPGDVEAIGAIYTHYVETGVATFEMDPPKPDDLARRMAAVTGAGLPYVAAVADGEVLGFAYCAPWKTRRAYRFTVEDSVYVAPAAAGRGVGGAMLDRLLDDCAAAGIRQVIAVIVDADAHASLTLHRRRGFTEAGRLSAVGFKHGRWLDTILLQRTLSEPA; from the coding sequence GTGCCCAGCGCTGTGACCATCCGGCCCGCGGGGCCGGGCGACGTGGAAGCCATCGGCGCGATCTACACCCACTACGTGGAAACGGGCGTGGCGACGTTCGAAATGGATCCACCGAAACCGGACGACCTGGCGCGCCGCATGGCGGCGGTGACCGGCGCCGGCCTGCCCTACGTTGCCGCCGTCGCGGACGGTGAGGTGCTCGGTTTCGCCTACTGCGCACCATGGAAGACCCGCCGTGCCTACCGCTTCACGGTCGAGGACTCCGTCTACGTCGCGCCCGCCGCGGCGGGTCGAGGTGTCGGCGGAGCCATGCTGGACAGGCTCCTCGACGACTGCGCGGCAGCCGGGATCCGGCAGGTGATCGCCGTCATCGTGGACGCTGATGCGCATGCGTCGCTGACCCTCCACCGCCGGCGCGGCTTCACCGAGGCCGGACGGTTGTCGGCGGTCGGGTTCAAACACGGCAGATGGCTGGACACCATCCTGCTTCAGCGGACGCTGTCTGAGCCCGCGTGA
- a CDS encoding IS256 family transposase: MTTAHNIDLPAVLAERLTTAHPDVLRELLATFIHTLMGAEADALCGAGYGERSTERTNSRNGYRHRQFDTRAGTLNLAIPKLRQGSYFPDWLLERRKRAERALTTVVATCYLLGVSTRRMDKLVETLGITSLSKSQVSVMAKELDVAVEAFRTRPLDAGPYTFVAADALVLKVREQGRVVNVHALIAVGVNAEGYREILGIDVTTAEDGAGWLTFWRSLTARGLSGVKLVTSDAHAGLVAAIGATLPGAAWQRCRTHYTTNLMSVTPKASWPWVRTLLHSVFDQPDAESVAAQYDRTIDALADKLPKVADHLEAARPDLLAFTAFPKQIWRQIWSNNPQERLNKEIRRRTDVVGIFPDRNALIRLVGAVLAEQHDEWAESRRYLGLDVLSKSRAVNDTPTGQEATPAALTA; encoded by the coding sequence ATGACCACTGCCCACAATATCGACCTGCCCGCGGTGCTTGCCGAACGACTCACCACAGCGCACCCTGACGTGCTGCGTGAGCTGCTGGCCACGTTTATCCACACCCTGATGGGTGCAGAGGCCGACGCCCTGTGCGGCGCCGGCTACGGCGAGCGCAGCACCGAGCGCACCAATTCCCGCAACGGCTATCGGCACCGCCAGTTCGACACCCGCGCGGGAACATTGAATCTCGCAATCCCGAAGCTGCGGCAGGGCTCGTACTTCCCGGACTGGCTGCTGGAACGCCGCAAACGCGCCGAGCGGGCGCTGACCACGGTGGTGGCGACCTGCTACCTGCTCGGGGTTTCGACGCGGCGGATGGACAAGCTCGTCGAAACTCTCGGCATCACGTCGTTGTCGAAGTCGCAGGTGTCGGTGATGGCCAAGGAACTCGACGTCGCCGTGGAGGCGTTTCGCACCCGACCGCTGGACGCCGGCCCGTACACGTTCGTCGCCGCCGACGCCCTGGTCCTCAAGGTCCGCGAGCAGGGCCGGGTGGTCAACGTGCACGCCCTGATCGCCGTCGGGGTCAACGCCGAGGGCTACCGTGAAATCCTCGGCATCGACGTCACCACCGCCGAGGACGGCGCGGGCTGGCTGACGTTCTGGCGGTCGCTGACCGCCCGCGGGCTGTCTGGGGTGAAGCTGGTTACCAGTGACGCCCACGCCGGGCTGGTGGCCGCGATCGGAGCCACTCTGCCCGGTGCGGCCTGGCAGCGCTGCCGCACGCACTACACGACGAATCTGATGAGCGTCACACCGAAGGCGTCCTGGCCCTGGGTACGCACGCTGCTGCATTCGGTGTTCGATCAACCTGACGCGGAATCCGTTGCTGCACAATATGACCGGACCATCGACGCGCTCGCCGACAAACTGCCCAAGGTCGCTGATCACTTGGAGGCAGCCCGGCCAGACCTACTCGCGTTCACCGCGTTCCCCAAGCAGATCTGGCGCCAGATCTGGAGCAACAATCCCCAGGAACGGCTCAACAAAGAGATCCGCCGCCGCACCGACGTCGTGGGTATCTTCCCCGACCGCAACGCCCTGATCCGCCTCGTCGGCGCCGTGCTGGCCGAACAACACGACGAATGGGCTGAATCCCGGCGCTACCTCGGCCTCGACGTCCTGAGCAAATCACGCGCCGTCAACGACACCCCGACCGGACAGGAGGCCACCCCCGCGGCACTGACCGCCTGA